One stretch of Croceibacterium atlanticum DNA includes these proteins:
- the soxR gene encoding redox-sensitive transcriptional activator SoxR — MTEHRFITIGQLAERTGVAVSAIRFYEEKGLLTALRTSGNQRRFMRSDIRRVSFILIAQKLGLALSEIEEQLATLPQGRAPTLTDWQVISRGMRSAIDERINLLTRTRNQLDQCIGCGCLSLQKCQLYNKDDRLGAKGPGPRAVLD; from the coding sequence ATGACCGAACACCGCTTCATCACGATTGGGCAATTGGCGGAGCGCACGGGCGTCGCCGTCTCAGCGATCCGGTTCTACGAGGAGAAGGGCTTGCTGACCGCGCTGCGAACCAGCGGCAATCAGCGCCGTTTCATGCGATCGGATATTCGCCGCGTCAGCTTCATCCTGATTGCCCAGAAGCTCGGCCTTGCGCTTTCAGAGATCGAGGAACAACTCGCCACATTGCCGCAGGGCCGGGCGCCGACGCTGACTGACTGGCAGGTGATCAGCCGCGGCATGCGCAGCGCGATTGACGAACGTATCAATCTGCTCACCCGGACCCGCAACCAGTTGGACCAGTGCATTGGCTGCGGTTGCCTGAGCCTGCAGAAATGCCAGCTTTACAATAAGGATGACCGCCTGGGCGCCAAGGGGCCGGGGCCGCGTGCCGTGCTGGATTGA
- a CDS encoding VOC family protein, which yields MHHGRIEHVNLTVTDPDRSAAFFSALFGWHERWRGEAMNGGETIHMGEEYSYLALYTDRGNHAGQEKGRPLNHVGLLVDDLEEAERIVIAHGLEPFGHDDYDPGRRFYFLDWDGIEFEIVNYG from the coding sequence ATGCACCATGGACGAATCGAACATGTAAACCTCACCGTTACCGATCCGGATCGGTCGGCCGCCTTTTTCTCAGCCCTGTTTGGCTGGCACGAGCGCTGGCGCGGCGAGGCCATGAATGGCGGCGAAACGATCCATATGGGCGAGGAATATTCCTATCTCGCGCTCTACACGGACCGGGGCAACCATGCCGGGCAAGAGAAAGGCCGCCCGCTCAACCATGTCGGCCTGCTGGTGGACGATCTGGAAGAGGCGGAACGCATCGTGATTGCCCATGGGCTGGAACCGTTCGGGCATGACGATTACGATCCAGGCCGCCGGTTCTATTTCTTGGACTGGGATGGGATCGAGTTCGAGATCGTCAATTACGGCTGA
- a CDS encoding putative quinol monooxygenase: MRRVIEASRAEPGCHAYSYAEDVAEPGLFRVMEMWDDREALAAHFQTGHMREWQTRRTELGFYDRDLTLCDLTARADQI; encoded by the coding sequence ATGCGGCGGGTGATCGAGGCATCACGGGCCGAACCGGGCTGCCACGCCTACTCCTATGCAGAGGACGTGGCAGAACCGGGTCTGTTTCGGGTCATGGAAATGTGGGATGACCGGGAAGCTTTGGCGGCCCATTTCCAGACCGGCCATATGCGCGAATGGCAGACAAGGCGCACGGAACTGGGCTTCTACGACCGCGATCTGACGCTTTGCGATCTCACGGCGCGCGCTGACCAGATCTAG